From the Streptomyces sp. NBC_01216 genome, the window CACGGCCTCGGCGCCGAGCGTGCGGGCGTAGGCGAGTCCGGTCGTGGCGAGGCCGCCGGCCACCGGGACGTGGCCGCCGACGGGGTTGCGCATGAGTCTCTACAGTCCCTTGATCGTGATCGTGATGGTGGAGCCCTCGGCCGCCGAGGCCCCGCCCCGGACGGACTGCCTGGAGACCGTGTCACCGAGAAAGGGGAAGGTCTTCTCCACCTTCACCTCGAAGCCCGCCTGCTCCAGCCGCTCGCGCGCCTCGTCGACCGTGGCGCCCACGACGTCGGGCACCTCGATCATCCGCGGGCCCTTGGAGACGGTGAGGGTGATGACGTCACCCCGGGCGGCACGGCTGCCCTCGGACGGCGACTGGGCGGCGATCGTGCCCGCGTCCTGCGGGGAGTGGATCCGCTCGCTCGCGATCCGCACGGTGAGCCCCGCCTCCCGCAGCGCGGCCGTGGCATCCTCCACGGACTCTCCGGTCACGTCCGGCACGTCGATCGGCGCGCCCTTGCTGACGACCAGGGCGACGGCGGAGTCCGGGCTGCGCTCCGTGCCGGGCTCGGGATCGGAGCCGATCACGGCGCCCTGCGCCACGGACCGGTCGAAGACCCTGGTCACCACACCGGTGCCCAGTCCCTCCCGCTCCAGGATCTCCCTCGCCTCGGCCAGCGGCTTCCCCCTGAGGTGGGGGACCGTCACCACCTCGGGGCCGCGGGAGAGCGTGAGCACCACCGCGCTGTTGCCGCGGATCCGCTCCCCGGGGGCGGGGTCGGTCGCCATGACCGTGCCGCGGTCGTAGACCTCGCTGAAGGCGCGCCGGGTCGTCCCGACGTCCAGTCCGGCGTCGGCGAGCCGCTTCGCGGCCTCGGCCTCGGTCTGGCCGAGCACCGCGGGGACACGGGTGAACTGGCCGGAGTTGATGTACCAGACGCCGGTTCCGAGTCCCAGGATCAGCAGCACGGCGGTCACGACGAGCAGCGGGCCGCGGGAGCGGAGGGGCCCGCGACGAGGCCCGGACGCGGCGGGCGTCCGGTGCGCCGCAGGCTCGGCGTCGGGCGGCACCACGAAGCGGCTCGTACGCTCGGGCGGGACGCGCGGGATGACGCTCGTCGCCTCCTCCGACGGGACCCCCGGGCGCGGAGCGTCCTCCGGACGCGCCAGCGGCGGCAGCAGGTCCAGCTGTTCGTCGTCGAGCGCGGCACGCGCCGCCCGGGCGCGGGCCAGCAGGTCGACGGCGTCGTACGGCCGGACGTCCGCGTTGCGCGCGGTGGCGGCGGCCACCAGCTCGTCGAGCTCGAGGGCGAGGCCGGGGACGGCGGCGGACGGAGCCGGGACGTCGGTGTTGAGGTGCTGGTAGAGCACCTGGGCCGGGGTTTCCCCGGCGTGCGGTTTGCCGCCGGTCAGCATCTCGTAGAGGACGACCCCGCAGGCGTACACGTCCGAGCGGGTGTCGGCGGTGCCGTGCTCGATCTGCTCGGGAGCCAGGTACGAGACGGTCCCGAGCACGGCGCCGGTGGTCTGGGTGGCGGAGCCGACGGCCCGGACGAGCCCGAAGTCGGCGACCTTGACCCGGCCGTCGTCCCCTATCAGGACGTTCTCGGGCTTCATGTCCCGGTGGACGAAGCCGGCCCGGTGGGCCGCGCCGAGCGCGGCGAGCACGGGCTCCAGGATGTCGAGGGCGGCGCGGGGCCGCAGGGCGCCGCGCTCGCGCAGGACGTCGCGCAGCGTGCAGCCGGCGACGTACTCCATGGCGAGATAGACGTACGCGCCGTCGGCGCCCTGGTCGAAGACCCCGACGACATTGGGGTGGGAGAGCCGGGCCACGGACTTCGCCTCGCGGATGAACCGCTCGACGAAGGTCGCGTCGGTGGCGAGCGAGGGATGCATCACCTTGAGCGCGAGCACCCGGTCGAGACGGATGTCGACGGCCCGGTAGACCGTGGCCATCCCACCGACGGCGATACGCGCGTCGACGCGGTAACGGCCGTCGAGCAGCTGCCCGACGAGCGGGTCCTGAAGGGTCGTGTCCACGGCCCCGAGTTTACGAGTCCGCGAGCCCGGCGGGGGCCGCGCGCCCCCGTCCGCCCCGTACTGCAGCCGAGCTGTGACGGGGCGGGAACCCCGCCGTGCCCCGCCGGGACCGGGTCCGCGCCGCCCGCGCGGGGGCGGGGACCCGGCCCCGCGCGGCTGTTGCGTCCCTCAGAACGCCGGACGCTCCGGGTCCAGCCTGGCCCGGCCCTCCACCGGCGACGATGCCTCGGCGAAGTGCCGGCGGGGGATGCGCCCCGCCCGCCGGGCCAGCCGGCCCGCGCCCACCGCCTGCCGCATCGCCTCCGCCATCAGGACCGGTTCCTGCGCCCGGGTCACCGCCGAGGCCAGCATCACCGCCGCGCAGCCCAGCTCCATCGCGAGCGCCGCGTCCGAGGCCGTCCCGGCCCCCGCGTCCAGGATCACCGGCACCCGCGCCCGCTCCACGATCAGCTCGAAGTTGTGCGGATTGCGGATGCCGAGCCCGGAGCCGATCGGAGAGCCGAGCGGCATGACCGCCGCGCAGCCCACGTCCTCCAGCTTCCTCGCGAGCACCGGATCGTCATTGGTGTACGGCAGGACCGTGAAACCGTCGTCGACCAGCGTCTCCGCGGCGTCCAGCAGTTCCACGGCGTCCGGCAGGAGGGTCCGCTCGTCGGCGACCACCTCCAGTTTGATC encodes:
- the pknB gene encoding Stk1 family PASTA domain-containing Ser/Thr kinase, producing MDTTLQDPLVGQLLDGRYRVDARIAVGGMATVYRAVDIRLDRVLALKVMHPSLATDATFVERFIREAKSVARLSHPNVVGVFDQGADGAYVYLAMEYVAGCTLRDVLRERGALRPRAALDILEPVLAALGAAHRAGFVHRDMKPENVLIGDDGRVKVADFGLVRAVGSATQTTGAVLGTVSYLAPEQIEHGTADTRSDVYACGVVLYEMLTGGKPHAGETPAQVLYQHLNTDVPAPSAAVPGLALELDELVAAATARNADVRPYDAVDLLARARAARAALDDEQLDLLPPLARPEDAPRPGVPSEEATSVIPRVPPERTSRFVVPPDAEPAAHRTPAASGPRRGPLRSRGPLLVVTAVLLILGLGTGVWYINSGQFTRVPAVLGQTEAEAAKRLADAGLDVGTTRRAFSEVYDRGTVMATDPAPGERIRGNSAVVLTLSRGPEVVTVPHLRGKPLAEAREILEREGLGTGVVTRVFDRSVAQGAVIGSDPEPGTERSPDSAVALVVSKGAPIDVPDVTGESVEDATAALREAGLTVRIASERIHSPQDAGTIAAQSPSEGSRAARGDVITLTVSKGPRMIEVPDVVGATVDEARERLEQAGFEVKVEKTFPFLGDTVSRQSVRGGASAAEGSTITITIKGL
- a CDS encoding thiazole synthase, whose product is MSDDVFRLGGTEFSSRLIMGTGGAPSLDVLERSLIASGTELTTVAMRRLDPTVRGSVLSVLDRLGVRVLPNTAGCYTAGEAVLTARLAREALGTDWIKLEVVADERTLLPDAVELLDAAETLVDDGFTVLPYTNDDPVLARKLEDVGCAAVMPLGSPIGSGLGIRNPHNFELIVERARVPVILDAGAGTASDAALAMELGCAAVMLASAVTRAQEPVLMAEAMRQAVGAGRLARRAGRIPRRHFAEASSPVEGRARLDPERPAF